One window of the Nicotiana tabacum cultivar K326 chromosome 4, ASM71507v2, whole genome shotgun sequence genome contains the following:
- the LOC107825791 gene encoding uncharacterized protein LOC107825791, whose product MFTAINLHSQLPLNRRFFRTQISVQLQSRNLNISSCLSLNKPNDQTTNASTAAAGSGTDTLRIILAAGGTGGHIYPAIAIADDLKTLDPNAQILFVGLPTGMESTAVPTAGYSFTPIRAAPLGRPFISLYNLFVLPYVLIKSLIKSFLILQEFKPHIVIGTGGFVSFPICLAAGLRGIKLAIQEQNSVPGVANRVLSLFADKVFAAFNSTVDCFWQKNKCVVCGNPVRLSLRQYASKAVARRHFFSKAVVGKGDGKVVLILGGSLGANALNVAILHLYSEMLDERKDLFLIWQTGVLAFDEMESLVKFHPRLYITPFLHSMDLAYSAADLIVSRAGAMICSEILAAGKPCILIPSPNVAEGHQFHNACLMADVAGSRVITEDELDSLTLKSAIEEILDNEGLMTEMSERALKAAKPDASVEIAKHLLSLVNFSSPQG is encoded by the exons ATGTTTACTGCCATCAATTTACACTCGCAACTTCCACTGAACCGCCGCTTCTTTCGAACCCAAATATCCGTTCAACTTCAATCTAG GAATCTCAACATCAGTAGCTGTCTCTCTCTAAACAAACCCAACGATCAAACCACCAATGCATCAACAGCAGCTGCTGGAAGTGGAACTGACACTCTTCGAATCATATTGGCCGCAGGGGGCACAGGTGGCCATATATACCCAGCTATTGCCATTGCTGATGATCTCAAAACCCTTGACCCAAATGCCCAGATACTCTTTGTTGGGCTCCCAACTGGAATGGAAAGCACTGCAGTGCCAACAGCAGGATATTCTTTTACGCCGATTCGAGCCGCACCATTGGGCCGGCCCTTCATCTCTCTGTACAATTTATTCGTCCTCCCTTATGTTCTCATTAAATCCCTAATCAAAAGTTTCCTAATACTTCAAGAGTTCAAACCCCATATAGTAATTGGAACTGGTGGGTTTGTTTCGTTTCCGATTTGCCTAGCTGCTGGACTCAGAGGGATTAAACTAGCAATCCAAGAACAAAATTCAGTACCCGGTGTAGCAAATCGGGTGCTTTCATTATTTGCTGACAAAGTGTTTGCTGCATTTAATTCTACTGTTGATTGTTTCTGGCAAAAGAATAAATGCGTGGTGTGCGGAAATCCAGTGAGATTGTCGTTGAGGCAATATGCATCCAAGGCTGTGGCGAGGCGTCATTTCTTTTCAAAGGCTGTTGTAGGGAAGGGGGATGGTAAAGTGGTGTTGATTCTTGGTGGCTCTTTGGGTGCCAATGCACTTAATGTTGCCATCTTGCATTTGTATTCTGAAATGTTAGACGAACGGAAAGACTTGTTTTTAATATGGCAGACGGGTGTTCTAGCATTTGATGAGATGGAAAGCCTTGTAAAATTCCATCCCCGATTATACATAACCCC GTTCTTGCATTCTATGGATTTGGCATACTCAGCTGCAGACCTTATTGTATCTAGAGCTGGAGCAATGATCTGCTCCGAGATCTTGGCTGCTGGGAAACCTTGTATTCTG ATACCTTCACCGAATGTGGCTGAAGGACATCAATTTCACAATGCTTGTCTAATGGCTGATGTAGCTGGTTCAAGGGTTATAACTGAAGATGAACTTGACTCTCTGACTCTTAAAAGTGCTATTGAAGAAATTTTAG ATAATGAGGGATTGATGACAGAGATGTCTGAGAGAGCTCTCAAAGCTGCGAAGCCAGATGCATCTGTTGAGATTGCTAAACACCTTCTTTCTCTTGTAAACTTTTCGTCACCTCAAGGATGA
- the LOC107825792 gene encoding uncharacterized protein LOC107825792, producing the protein MPVVFSESSAISDQIRYRKSRTQNQQQDIDPIPILSSSTRSKPTISSLLLAPFSPTSPTHENPTTTTSTSTAISTKKKNFTTFRGLGCTASSQVSVPAVIRTSADWDSKRVKKKKQNSNKNKSVNSSVNVNGGGIGCNNNNGIQNNTSSSSSCVGVPDVWCGPGIGLTTDAASVDCVVSRRPVSGRGRIENDKVTPRERSTCPVRRMVSPEDNPFLDIESSLSVPRSQVELFASRHHRHSRHGYPEGLAEIVMLQNSLMGGRTVGLDRYRDLRLDVDNMSYEELLELGDKIGYVNTGLREDDICRCVRRTKPFFLNNFSLIRTELERKCSICQEEYEAEDEMGKLDCGHFYHIRCIKQWLMQKNSCPVCKSAAMSNS; encoded by the exons ATGCCTGTAGTATTTTCAGAAAGCTCAGCAATTTCAGACCAAATTAGATACAGAAAATCCAGAACCCAAAACCAACAACAAGATATAGATCCAATTCCAATATTATCTTCTTCTACTCGCTCAAAGCCCACAATTTCCTCTCTACTTTTAGCACCATTTTCGCCTACAAGTCCAACCCATGAAAATCCAACTACAACCACTAGTACCTCTACAGCTATttccactaaaaagaaaaactttACAACATTTAGAGGACTGGGTTGTACGGCTTCATCTCAAGTGTCGGTTCCTGCTGTAATAAGAACTTCTGCTGACTGGGATTCCAAGAGAGTCAAGAAGAAAAAACAGAACAGCAACAAGAACAAATCCGTTAATTCTTCTGTTAATGTTAACGGAGGAGGGATTGGGTGCAATAATAATAATGGTATCCAGAATAACACGTCATCATCATCGAGCTGTGTGGGTGTTCCTGATGTTTGGTGTGGTCCTGGAATTGGACTAACTACTGATGCTGCTTCTGTTGATTGTGTTGTTTCAAGAAGACCCGTCTCTGGTAGGGGAAGAATTGAAAATGACAAGGTTACCCCTAGAGAG CGATCTACATGTCCTGTGCGAAGAATGGTGAGCCCAGAAGACAACCCTTTTTTGGATATAGAAAGTAGCCTTAGTGTACCGCGATCCCAAGTAGAATTATTTGCATCTAGGCATCATCGACATTCTCGCCACGGTTACCCAGAAGGGCTTGCAGAG ATTGTGATGCTTCAAAATAGTCTTATGGGAGGAAGGACAGTTGGTCTTGATCGATATCGGGACTTGAGACTTGACGTGGATAACATGTCATATGAG GAATTGCTGGAACTTGGTGATAAAATTGGATATGTCAACACGGGATTGAGAGAAGATGATATATGTCGATGTGTTAGAAGAACCAAGCCCTTCTTTTTGAATAATTTCTCTCTTATCCGCACAGAATTGGAGAGGAAGTGCAGCATCTGTCAG GAGGAATATGAGGCTGAGGATGAGATGGGAAAGCTGGATTGTGGACACTTCTATCACATTCGTTGCATAAAGCAGTGGCTGATGCAAAAAAATAGTTGTCCCGTTTGTAAATCTGCAGCTATGTCTAATAGCTAG
- the LOC107825790 gene encoding uncharacterized protein LOC107825790: MIAFAPSDFRWAIHAPAGLPSFSAVEPAAAVGSPPQRLRPLCISSSAGGRTSPKPSVCTADELHYVPLPNNEWKLALWRYLPSPQRSRRNHPLLLLSGVGTNAIGYDLAPGSSFARYMSHQGFDTWILEVRGAGLSAKISQDEGLQDATQVSAITSQLTEFGHGLGNIIEENQQPISQFTGLQNRFSITVEDFLKQLHLIGKYNWDFDHYLEEDVPTAMDYIRNQCRPKDGKLLAIGHSMGGILLYAMLSQNGSRGKCTELASVITLGSSLDYTTSRSSLKMLLPLVDPAKAVNLPVVPLGALLAAIYPLASRPPYLLSWLNPQVSAQNMMHPEMFERLVLKNFCTIPAKLLSQLSTVFQKGGLRNRSGTFFYKDHLHKSNVPLLALAGDRDLICPPEAVYETVKLIPENLVTYKVFGEPQGPNYAHYDLVGGRMAFYQVYPYIIEFLSRHDRV, translated from the exons ATGATTGCTTTTGCTCCATCGGATTTCCGTTGGGCGATTCACGCGCCGGCTGGCCTTCCGTCTTTCTCCGCCGTAGAACCCGCCGCTGCCGTTGGTAGTCCACCGCAGAGGCTGCGGCCACTCTGCATCAGTAGTAGCGCAGGTGGTAGAACCAGCCCTAAGCCCTCTGTTTGTACGGCCGATGAGCTTCATTACGTTCCCCTTCCCAACAATGAATGGAAACTCGCCCTATGGCGCTACTTACCTTCACCACAG CGGAGCCGCAGGAATCATCCTCTGTTATTGTTGTCTGGAGTAGGCACTAATGCCATTGGCTATGATCTTGCTCCTGGT TCATCTTTTGCACGATATATGTCTCACCAAGGATTTGATACTTGGATTCTTGAAGTTCGAGGTGCTGGCTTGAGCGCAAAAATTAGTCAAGATGAAG GATTACAAGATGCAACACAAGTGTCTGCTATTACAAGCCAACTCACTGAATTTGGTCATGGACTTGGAAATATTATTGAGGAAAATCAACAACCAATCTCTCAGTTTACTGGTTTGCAAAACCGCTTTTCTATTACAGTAGAAGATTTCTTGAAACAGCTTCATCTGATTGGGAAGTATAACTGGGACTTCGATCATTACTTGGAAGAAGATGTGCCTACAGCG ATGGACTACATAAGGAACCAATGCAGACCGAAGGATGGAAAGTTGCTCGCTATTGGCCATTCTATGGGAGGTATCTTGCTGTATGCCATGCTCTCACAAAATG GTTCCAGAGGAAAGTGCACTGAGTTGGCATCAGTCATCACTTTGGGTTCATCACTGGACTACACTACTTCACGGTCATCCCTGAAAATGCTTTTACCCTTA GTAGATCCTGCAAAGGCTGTGAATCTTCCAGTTGTTCCACTCGGAGCATTACTCGCAGCCATCTATCCTCTTGCATCTCGTCCTCCGTATCTCTTATCATGGTTAAATCCTCAGGTATCTGCGCAAAATATGATGCATCCGGAAATGTTTGAGAGGCTTGTCTTGAAAAACTTTT GTACTATTCCTGCGAAACTTCTGTCACAGCTATCAACAGTCTTCCAAAAGGGTGGTCTAAGGAATAGAAGTGGGACTTTCTTTTATAAGGACCATCTTCACAAAAGCAATGTGCCTCTTTTAGCTCTTGCAGGGGACAGAGACCTTATTTGTCCTCCTGAAGCTGTGTATG AAACTGTCAAGCTGATTCCTGAGAACTTGGTCACGTATAAAGTTTTTGGTGAACCTCAGGGTCCAAACTATGCCCATTATGATCTAGTCGGTGGACGAATG GCATTCTATCAAGTATATCCATATATAATTGAATTCCTCAGTCGACATGATAGAGTGTAA